A single Candidatus Thalassolituus haligoni DNA region contains:
- a CDS encoding HlyD family secretion protein produces MKTAFSNKRISAFILFIVVLAGWFIWSRLDSTSTAEGFVKGNGRIEATAVDVATKLGGRLQSLLVKEGDFVIAGQQLAVMQSDSLLAQRNQALAQQAQTKAAVASAKAQVAMRESDLAALQASQIQRETELDSAQRHYRRSVQLAKEGSLSDQVLDDDRAAVRTAEATLSAAKAQVAAGRAAIEAAKAQVIGAESNVNAAAASVARIETDLADSILTAPRDGRVQYLVTQPGEVLGAGGKVINMVDLSDVYMTFFLPETVAGRIALGQEVHLVLDVAPDYVIPAQVSFVASTAQFTPKTVETESERQKLMFRVRARISPQLLQKYITQVKTGLPGVAWLKLDEASAWPAELTVNLSAE; encoded by the coding sequence ATGAAAACGGCTTTCAGCAACAAACGTATTTCCGCGTTTATTCTATTTATCGTCGTTCTGGCGGGCTGGTTTATTTGGAGCAGGCTGGACAGCACCAGCACCGCAGAAGGTTTTGTCAAAGGCAATGGCCGCATTGAAGCCACCGCCGTGGATGTCGCCACCAAACTCGGCGGACGACTGCAATCCCTGCTGGTAAAAGAAGGCGATTTTGTTATTGCCGGTCAGCAACTGGCAGTGATGCAGAGTGATTCCTTGCTTGCCCAGCGTAATCAGGCCTTAGCTCAACAGGCACAGACCAAAGCGGCAGTGGCCAGTGCCAAGGCGCAGGTGGCCATGCGCGAGAGTGATCTGGCGGCTCTGCAAGCCAGCCAGATCCAGCGAGAAACAGAACTGGATTCCGCCCAGCGCCACTACCGCCGCTCGGTACAACTGGCCAAAGAAGGTTCGTTGTCGGATCAGGTTCTGGATGATGACCGCGCCGCTGTACGTACCGCCGAGGCCACACTGAGTGCCGCCAAAGCCCAGGTCGCCGCTGGCAGAGCAGCCATTGAAGCTGCCAAAGCGCAAGTCATTGGCGCTGAATCCAATGTTAATGCGGCAGCAGCCAGCGTCGCCCGTATCGAAACCGATCTGGCCGACAGTATTCTCACCGCCCCACGGGATGGCCGGGTGCAATATCTGGTAACTCAGCCGGGTGAAGTGCTGGGCGCCGGTGGCAAGGTAATCAATATGGTCGATCTGTCGGATGTGTATATGACCTTCTTCCTGCCAGAAACCGTGGCTGGCCGTATTGCCCTCGGACAGGAGGTGCATCTGGTGCTGGATGTGGCACCGGATTATGTCATTCCGGCACAGGTGTCGTTTGTTGCGTCCACCGCTCAGTTCACCCCGAAAACCGTCGAAACAGAAAGCGAACGGCAGAAACTGATGTTCCGGGTGCGCGCGCGGATATCGCCACAACTGTTGCAGAAATACATCACTCAGGTCAAAACCGGCCTGCCCGGCGTGGCGTGGCTGAAACTCGATGAGGCAAGCGCATGGCCCGCAGAGCTGACCGTTAATCTGAGTGCGGAATAA
- a CDS encoding rhodanese-like domain-containing protein yields MTAPIKMILCEDIQNLLDKPDLMLLDCRDVGDYRSNHLDGALHAHDTLVETLIRKGDKQRPILIYCYSGHRSEHLCELFTGFGFEQVYNLGGGYLRWQELQVAG; encoded by the coding sequence ATGACGGCTCCCATCAAGATGATCCTGTGTGAAGACATCCAGAACCTGCTCGACAAGCCCGACCTGATGCTGCTCGATTGCCGTGACGTTGGAGACTACCGCAGCAATCACCTTGATGGTGCCCTGCATGCCCATGATACGCTGGTCGAAACCCTGATTCGCAAGGGCGACAAGCAACGACCGATTCTGATCTACTGCTACTCCGGGCATCGCAGCGAACACTTATGTGAGCTGTTTACCGGCTTCGGCTTTGAACAGGTGTACAACCTGGGCGGAGGCTACCTGCGCTGGCAGGAGCTGCAAGTGGCGGGCTGA
- the cueR gene encoding Cu(I)-responsive transcriptional regulator, whose translation MNIGAAASASGISAKMIRYYESIGLIQPAARSAAGYRRYREQDIHTLKFIHRARGMGFPVEKTRELLTLWQDQSRHSEDVKRLATDHITVLNQKIAELQSMVNSLQSLVSCCAGDDRPDCPILEDIANPEHIDESNHH comes from the coding sequence ATGAACATTGGAGCCGCTGCCAGCGCTTCGGGCATCAGTGCCAAGATGATCCGCTACTACGAATCGATTGGCCTGATTCAACCGGCAGCGCGCAGTGCTGCCGGATATCGTCGTTACCGCGAGCAGGACATTCACACCCTGAAATTTATACACCGGGCGCGAGGAATGGGTTTCCCGGTTGAAAAAACCCGAGAGCTGCTGACCTTGTGGCAAGACCAATCCCGCCACAGCGAAGATGTCAAACGATTGGCCACTGACCACATCACCGTATTGAATCAAAAGATTGCTGAACTGCAGTCGATGGTCAACAGCCTGCAATCACTGGTGAGCTGCTGCGCGGGTGATGACCGTCCAGATTGTCCCATTCTGGAAGACATCGCCAACCCGGAACATATAGACGAGAGCAACCACCATTGA
- a CDS encoding NifB/NifX family molybdenum-iron cluster-binding protein, with protein MTEPLIAVAVEEHGQLSPHAGRAVHWNVYVVSNGQPELVWSIHLSKTGSLHEWHVRGDGNRHPLHGVDIALCGSAGEGVARRLAERGTTLVATSESDPITAITAYLNSTLAPGLPHEEMECLDPEHRKAVSKN; from the coding sequence ATGACAGAACCCCTTATCGCCGTTGCGGTAGAAGAACACGGACAATTATCTCCCCACGCAGGCCGTGCTGTGCACTGGAATGTATATGTTGTATCGAACGGCCAGCCAGAGTTGGTCTGGAGTATCCATTTATCCAAAACAGGCAGCCTGCATGAATGGCATGTGCGTGGCGACGGCAATCGACACCCACTGCACGGGGTCGATATAGCTCTCTGCGGCTCAGCCGGAGAAGGTGTAGCCCGTCGGCTGGCAGAACGCGGCACCACGTTGGTGGCCACTTCAGAATCCGATCCGATCACAGCGATAACCGCTTACCTCAATAGCACCCTGGCGCCCGGACTTCCTCATGAAGAAATGGAATGCCTCGACCCGGAGCATCGCAAAGCAGTGAGTAAGAATTGA
- the rbbA gene encoding ribosome-associated ATPase/putative transporter RbbA — protein sequence MATAPVAHLSNVSLRYSKTCALNDISLEIPGGVMVGLLGPDGVGKSSLLSLLAGARAVQGGNLAVLGGDMSNKRHRDLVCPDIAYMPQGLGKNLYPTLSVEENLQFFARLFGHNSIERRQRIDHLTRSTGLYPFLTRPAGKLSGGMKQKLGLCCALIHDPDLLILDEPTTGVDPLARAQFWQLIQSIRASRPQMSVVVATAYMDEAQGFDWLVVMDDGKVLDTGTPDELLQKTATESLEAAFIELLPDDKKAGYAPVDIPPLPDDGQDIAIEATDLTMRFGDFTAVDHVNFRIRRGEIFGFLGSNGCGKSTTMKMLTGLLPATEGQAWLFGNEVDPHDITTRQRVGYMSQSFSLYGELSVEQNLILHARLFHVPEDEVDSRAEEMIQRFDLHEVRGFLPEKLPMGIRQRLSLAVAMVHNPELLILDEPTSGVDPIARDNFWRLLIELSRRDRVTIFISTHFMNEALRCDRMSMMHAGKVLDSDKPANLISKRNAATLEEAFISYLIEAEASDKQTDNDNVEEDEEDIAATDNHNGITPSGSRPPPRFSTQRLWSYLWRETLELQRDPVRATLALVGSLILMLVMGYGITMDVNNLPYAVLDYDQSTLSQNYALNLTGSTYFSEKAPLRDYADMDRRMRSGELSLAIEIPPGFGRSVLRGDQVDIGVWIDGAMPSRAETVKGYVSGIHTQWLQEQARQSGNAGALSSAVDVVTRFRYNPDVKSLPAMVPAVIPILLLMMPAMLTALAVVREKELGSIINLYVTPVTRTEFILGKQLPYVGFAMINFFLMSLLAVTLFDVPVTGSYLTLTLAALLFSFAATGMGLLASAVTKSQIAAMFFAMVGTLIPATQFSGLTDPVSSLEGSAQVIGQIYPATHMVTISRGVFSKALTLSDLYASFWPLLVSIPVITGTAILLLKKQER from the coding sequence ATGGCCACAGCCCCGGTAGCACACCTCAGTAACGTCAGCCTTCGTTATAGTAAAACCTGTGCACTGAACGATATTTCGCTGGAGATTCCCGGCGGTGTCATGGTCGGCTTACTCGGCCCGGACGGCGTGGGTAAATCCAGCCTGCTGTCGTTACTGGCCGGTGCCCGAGCGGTACAGGGCGGTAACCTTGCTGTCCTTGGCGGCGATATGAGCAACAAGCGTCACCGCGATCTTGTCTGTCCTGATATTGCCTATATGCCACAGGGGCTGGGTAAAAACCTGTATCCGACCTTATCGGTGGAAGAAAACCTGCAATTTTTTGCCCGCCTGTTTGGCCATAACTCCATTGAGCGCCGCCAGCGTATTGATCACCTGACCAGAAGTACCGGTCTGTATCCATTTCTGACGCGTCCGGCTGGCAAGCTGTCCGGCGGCATGAAGCAAAAGCTGGGGCTGTGCTGTGCGCTGATTCACGACCCGGACTTGCTGATCCTGGATGAGCCCACCACCGGTGTTGACCCACTGGCGCGGGCCCAGTTCTGGCAACTGATTCAGAGCATCCGCGCCAGCCGTCCGCAGATGAGCGTGGTGGTCGCCACCGCTTATATGGATGAAGCACAAGGCTTTGACTGGCTGGTAGTAATGGATGACGGCAAAGTACTGGATACCGGTACGCCAGATGAATTACTGCAGAAAACTGCCACCGAGTCATTGGAAGCGGCGTTTATTGAACTGCTGCCGGACGACAAAAAAGCAGGCTATGCACCGGTCGACATTCCACCGCTGCCGGACGATGGCCAGGACATTGCCATTGAAGCCACCGATCTGACCATGCGCTTCGGCGATTTTACCGCCGTTGACCATGTGAACTTCCGCATCCGCCGGGGCGAGATTTTCGGTTTTTTAGGTTCCAATGGTTGCGGCAAATCCACCACCATGAAAATGCTCACCGGTCTGCTGCCCGCCACAGAAGGCCAGGCCTGGCTGTTCGGTAATGAAGTCGATCCTCACGATATCACTACCCGTCAGCGGGTGGGTTATATGTCACAGTCCTTTTCGTTGTATGGCGAACTCAGCGTAGAACAGAATCTGATCCTGCACGCACGCCTGTTTCATGTGCCGGAGGATGAGGTTGATAGCCGCGCAGAAGAAATGATCCAGCGCTTTGATCTCCATGAGGTGCGAGGCTTTCTGCCGGAAAAACTGCCCATGGGCATACGTCAGCGCCTGTCGTTGGCCGTGGCCATGGTGCATAACCCGGAGCTGCTGATTCTCGATGAACCGACCTCAGGCGTAGACCCGATTGCGCGGGATAATTTCTGGCGGCTGTTGATTGAATTATCGCGCCGCGACCGGGTGACCATTTTTATCTCCACTCACTTTATGAATGAAGCGCTGCGTTGCGACCGCATGTCGATGATGCATGCCGGCAAGGTGCTCGACAGCGATAAACCCGCCAACCTGATCAGCAAACGTAACGCGGCAACGCTGGAAGAAGCTTTTATCAGCTACCTGATTGAGGCTGAGGCCAGCGACAAACAGACCGACAATGATAACGTCGAGGAAGACGAAGAAGATATTGCCGCTACTGACAACCATAACGGAATAACCCCGTCCGGCAGCCGACCTCCACCGCGCTTTTCAACGCAACGCCTGTGGAGTTATTTGTGGCGTGAAACACTGGAGTTACAACGTGATCCGGTACGGGCAACGCTGGCACTGGTCGGCTCACTGATTCTGATGCTGGTCATGGGGTATGGCATCACCATGGATGTCAATAACCTGCCCTATGCGGTGCTGGATTATGACCAAAGCACGCTCAGCCAGAATTATGCGCTGAACCTCACCGGCTCGACCTATTTCAGCGAGAAGGCTCCGCTCCGGGATTACGCCGATATGGACCGCCGCATGCGCTCCGGCGAACTGTCACTGGCGATTGAAATTCCACCCGGCTTTGGTCGCAGCGTACTGCGTGGCGATCAGGTCGATATCGGCGTCTGGATCGATGGTGCCATGCCCTCCAGAGCCGAAACCGTCAAAGGCTATGTCAGTGGTATACACACCCAGTGGTTACAGGAGCAGGCGCGCCAGAGTGGCAATGCCGGAGCCCTCAGCAGCGCGGTTGATGTCGTCACCCGCTTCCGTTACAACCCGGATGTCAAAAGCCTGCCAGCCATGGTGCCGGCAGTGATTCCGATTCTGCTGCTGATGATGCCGGCCATGCTGACCGCGCTGGCGGTGGTGCGGGAAAAAGAGCTGGGTTCCATTATTAATCTGTACGTCACCCCGGTCACCCGCACCGAATTTATTCTTGGCAAACAACTGCCTTACGTTGGCTTTGCCATGATCAACTTCTTCCTGATGAGTCTGCTCGCCGTCACCTTATTTGATGTGCCAGTGACCGGCAGCTATCTGACCCTGACCCTCGCTGCCCTGTTATTCAGTTTTGCCGCCACCGGCATGGGCTTACTGGCCTCAGCGGTCACCAAAAGTCAGATTGCGGCGATGTTCTTCGCCATGGTCGGCACCCTGATTCCGGCGACCCAGTTCTCCGGCTTGACCGATCCGGTCAGTTCACTGGAAGGCAGCGCTCAGGTTATTGGTCAGATCTATCCAGCCACCCATATGGTGACCATCAGCCGCGGTGTGTTCAGTAAAGCGCTGACCCTGAGTGATTTGTACGCCTCATTCTGGCCGCTGCTTGTTTCGATACCCGTGATTACCGGTACCGCCATTTTGCTGCTGAAAAAACAGGAGCGCTGA
- the thrC gene encoding threonine synthase yields the protein MKYISTRGNAPELAFDDVLLTGLAADGGLYVPKEVPQFSLAELESWRDLSYTELAHKVIYPFVEGCVDAEALQGMIDDVYGAFGHKAVAPLQQLDHNEYVLELFHGPTLAFKDFALQLLGRLLDYVLERRHEKVVIMGATSGDTGSAAIEGTKACRNVDIFILHPYGKVSDVQRRQMTTVSGDNIHNIAIEGNFDQAQDMVKASFGDQSFLRGERKLVAVNSINWARIMSQIVYYFYSALNLGGPLRPMAYSVPTGNFGDIFAGYMARKMGLPIEQLIIATNENDVLHRLMSQNLYEVHPLKHTITPSMDIAVSSNFERLLFDLYDRDGAALADLMGRMNAKTDVVSLDEDKLAKARELFDSMAVNQDETVAVMQQVFAETGYLLDPHTAIGVKAARECRRNTRIPMITLGTAHPVKFEDAVKRAGFEMPTLPHHLNDLMEREERLSVLPADLKTVQAFIASHTFKD from the coding sequence ATGAAATACATCTCCACTCGGGGTAATGCGCCAGAGCTGGCGTTCGACGACGTTTTGTTAACCGGTCTGGCTGCCGATGGCGGCTTGTACGTACCGAAGGAAGTACCACAGTTTTCTCTGGCTGAGCTTGAATCCTGGCGCGACCTGTCGTACACCGAACTGGCGCACAAGGTCATCTATCCCTTTGTTGAAGGCTGTGTGGATGCCGAAGCCCTGCAAGGCATGATCGACGATGTCTATGGTGCGTTCGGCCATAAAGCCGTTGCACCGTTGCAACAGCTTGACCACAACGAATACGTACTGGAGCTGTTCCACGGCCCGACCCTGGCGTTCAAGGATTTTGCCCTGCAACTGCTGGGTCGTTTGCTGGACTACGTACTGGAACGTCGCCACGAAAAAGTCGTGATTATGGGGGCAACCTCCGGCGATACCGGCTCCGCTGCGATTGAAGGCACCAAGGCCTGTCGCAACGTCGACATTTTTATCCTGCATCCTTACGGCAAGGTTTCTGACGTCCAGCGCCGTCAGATGACCACGGTCAGCGGTGATAACATCCATAACATCGCTATCGAAGGCAACTTCGATCAGGCGCAAGACATGGTCAAGGCCAGCTTTGGTGATCAGTCTTTCCTGCGTGGTGAGCGCAAGCTGGTGGCCGTCAACAGCATCAACTGGGCACGTATCATGTCCCAGATTGTGTACTACTTCTATTCCGCGCTGAACCTGGGTGGCCCGCTGCGTCCAATGGCCTACTCGGTGCCGACCGGTAATTTTGGCGATATCTTTGCCGGATATATGGCTCGTAAAATGGGGCTGCCGATCGAACAACTGATTATTGCCACCAACGAAAATGACGTGCTGCATCGCTTGATGAGCCAGAACCTGTACGAAGTGCATCCGCTCAAGCACACCATCACCCCGTCGATGGATATTGCCGTATCGTCCAACTTCGAGCGCCTGCTGTTTGATCTTTATGATCGCGACGGTGCCGCGCTGGCCGATCTGATGGGCCGCATGAATGCCAAAACAGACGTGGTCTCGCTGGATGAAGACAAACTGGCCAAAGCCCGTGAGCTGTTCGACAGCATGGCGGTGAATCAGGATGAAACCGTTGCTGTGATGCAGCAGGTCTTTGCTGAAACCGGCTACCTGCTCGACCCGCACACCGCGATCGGTGTGAAGGCGGCACGGGAATGTCGTCGTAATACCCGTATCCCGATGATCACCCTGGGCACCGCCCACCCGGTGAAATTCGAAGATGCGGTCAAGCGCGCCGGATTCGAGATGCCTACATTGCCTCACCACCTGAACGACCTGATGGAACGCGAAGAGCGGCTGAGCGTATTACCCGCTGACCTCAAGACCGTTCAGGCATTTATTGCCAGCCATACATTCAAGGATTGA
- a CDS encoding TetR/AcrR family transcriptional regulator: MTNKQSSKTIAATAAGRRRLSPELRIQQILDAAFVVFAEKGFVSARMDDIAAAAGLSKGGIYNHFRSKEQIFEELLKHRLNQYGAGVEFPDDDRPVTVERIITDVVEPLYASFSNPDVIRILRLVLVDGNRVPEFVRYWHSLISQPYQQRLQILVQKGVVAGTLRNGSLTDSPALIVSPALVFMFDTMVDSDNARRQLESRRQAHARMLREMLTPPV; encoded by the coding sequence ATGACCAATAAACAATCAAGCAAAACCATTGCCGCCACGGCAGCTGGACGTCGGCGATTGTCGCCTGAATTACGTATTCAGCAGATTCTTGATGCGGCGTTTGTGGTGTTTGCGGAGAAGGGATTTGTGTCAGCCCGGATGGACGACATTGCGGCGGCGGCGGGTTTGTCGAAAGGCGGCATTTATAATCATTTCCGCAGCAAAGAGCAGATCTTTGAAGAACTGCTGAAACACCGTTTGAACCAGTATGGCGCTGGTGTTGAGTTTCCGGATGATGACCGGCCAGTAACGGTTGAAAGGATTATTACTGACGTCGTAGAGCCATTGTACGCCTCTTTTTCCAATCCGGATGTTATCCGCATTCTGCGGCTGGTGCTGGTGGACGGTAACCGTGTGCCGGAATTTGTCCGCTACTGGCATTCGCTGATTTCGCAACCTTATCAACAGCGACTTCAGATTCTGGTGCAGAAAGGGGTAGTGGCAGGAACGCTGCGCAATGGCAGCCTGACTGACTCACCGGCCTTAATTGTATCGCCGGCACTGGTGTTTATGTTCGACACCATGGTGGACAGTGATAACGCCCGGCGGCAGCTGGAAAGCCGTCGTCAGGCTCATGCCCGGATGTTGAGAGAAATGCTGACACCGCCGGTATAA
- a CDS encoding DUF3087 family protein produces the protein MQLRSIDKTTYKKRLNQVQGGAVITLLVLALLFSELYRALWAGGESSTLLNALAVATAAALVALLFNRIKDKPWMADMVYLWRLKRELNRIYRSSKILEQALAAGDRDAFVIQNFNLRGAKLLYESEDNTLTLPELQEKIIELENTLSERQLTVSLDEYSPALLDAFKQRLK, from the coding sequence GTGCAGCTTCGTTCTATCGACAAAACCACCTACAAAAAACGCCTTAACCAGGTACAGGGAGGGGCCGTGATTACTTTATTGGTACTGGCGCTGCTGTTTTCCGAACTGTATCGGGCGTTATGGGCGGGGGGCGAATCCAGCACACTGCTGAATGCACTCGCGGTGGCTACGGCTGCGGCACTGGTGGCGCTGCTATTTAACCGCATCAAGGACAAACCCTGGATGGCGGACATGGTGTATCTGTGGCGTCTGAAACGGGAGCTGAACCGCATTTATCGCAGCAGCAAGATCCTTGAACAAGCGCTGGCTGCGGGCGATCGTGACGCGTTTGTTATCCAGAACTTCAATCTGCGCGGCGCGAAACTGCTTTATGAGTCGGAAGACAACACCCTGACATTGCCAGAGCTGCAAGAGAAAATCATTGAACTGGAAAACACCCTGTCTGAACGGCAGCTGACGGTATCGCTGGATGAATACAGCCCAGCCTTGCTGGATGCCTTCAAACAGCGTTTGAAATAG
- a CDS encoding heavy-metal-associated domain-containing protein, with amino-acid sequence MKLTVEGMTCGGCVNAVTHIIKGLDDSAEVSVSLETGLVETNAKATLEQLAAALDDGGFPAKAAG; translated from the coding sequence ATGAAACTGACCGTAGAAGGCATGACCTGCGGCGGCTGTGTCAACGCCGTCACCCATATTATCAAAGGGCTGGATGACAGTGCCGAGGTCAGCGTCAGCCTTGAAACCGGACTGGTAGAAACCAATGCCAAAGCGACACTGGAGCAACTGGCTGCGGCACTGGACGACGGCGGCTTTCCGGCTAAAGCGGCGGGATAA
- a CDS encoding heavy metal translocating P-type ATPase: protein MTCASCSARVQKALASVAGVSEATVNLATETATITGKTGLNVEALIEAVVKTGYSVHQPAAIELAIEGMTCASCSGRIERVLNKQPGVVGAAVNLATEQARINILPGTTAAELIAVVEKAGFGAKAMGTAEQAGQSSLDNREKRDAEAQIYQRDLLIAAALTLPVFILEMGGHLIPAFHHWVMATLGQQTSWLLQFVLTTLVLLIPGLRFYQRGIPALLHAAPDMNSLVAVGTLAAWGFSTIATFLPGLLPPGTVHVYYEAAAVIVTLILLGRLLEARAKGRTSEAIRHLIGLQPHTARVQRNGQVIELALADVILGDRIELRPGERVPVDGEVIDGDSYIDESMLTGEPLPVRRQPGNSVTGGTLNQSGALTIQATAVGEHSVLAQIIRMVEQAQGAKLPIQALVDKVTLWFVPTIMALALLTFVVWLIFGPEPALTFGLVNAVAVLIVACPCAMGLATPTSLMVGTGRGAEAGVLFRKGEALQHLQDVAVIAVDKTGTLTEGKPALTDLEVMPDFEAAAVLALIAAVEQHSEHPIARAIETAAQQQQLTIPACSDFESLTGLGVTAKVMTAARAGVTPNEQTQHIALGADRLMQQMGIDIRPLASTAARLGKEGKTPLYAALDGQLAAIIAVADPIKASTPDAIAGLHQLGLQVVMITGDNRHTAAAIAHTLGIDQVVAEVLPSGKVDALQQLKAALPQGKKLVFVGDGINDAPALAAADIGMAIGTGTDVAIEAADVVLMSGNLNGARTAIALSKATMTNIRQNLFWAFAYNAALVPLAAGVFYPAFGWLLSPAVAAGAMAMSSVFVVGNALRLKRIRLS from the coding sequence ATGACCTGTGCTTCCTGTTCTGCTCGGGTACAAAAAGCGCTGGCCAGCGTCGCTGGTGTGAGCGAGGCAACCGTCAATCTGGCGACCGAAACCGCAACGATTACCGGCAAAACCGGGTTAAACGTAGAAGCGCTGATTGAAGCTGTCGTCAAAACCGGTTACTCAGTCCATCAACCGGCAGCGATCGAGCTGGCCATTGAGGGCATGACCTGTGCGTCTTGCTCTGGCCGGATTGAACGGGTACTCAACAAGCAGCCTGGCGTGGTGGGTGCGGCGGTTAACCTGGCCACAGAGCAAGCACGAATCAATATATTGCCTGGCACCACGGCTGCCGAGCTGATTGCCGTGGTAGAAAAAGCCGGCTTCGGGGCCAAGGCGATGGGAACAGCGGAACAGGCCGGGCAATCGTCTCTCGATAACCGGGAAAAACGCGATGCCGAAGCCCAGATTTATCAGCGTGATCTGCTGATTGCTGCGGCGCTGACCTTGCCGGTGTTTATTCTGGAAATGGGGGGTCACCTGATTCCTGCCTTTCATCATTGGGTTATGGCCACACTGGGCCAGCAAACCAGTTGGCTATTGCAGTTTGTCTTAACGACGCTGGTGTTGCTGATACCGGGGCTGCGGTTTTATCAGCGGGGGATTCCGGCCTTGCTGCACGCGGCACCGGATATGAACTCTCTGGTGGCGGTCGGCACCCTGGCGGCCTGGGGCTTTTCAACCATCGCCACCTTTCTGCCCGGCCTGCTGCCACCAGGCACGGTGCATGTGTATTACGAAGCGGCTGCGGTGATCGTCACGCTGATTCTGCTGGGGCGGTTGCTGGAGGCTCGTGCCAAGGGCAGAACCTCGGAGGCGATTCGCCACCTGATCGGCCTGCAACCACACACTGCACGGGTGCAGCGCAACGGCCAGGTAATCGAGCTGGCGCTGGCAGACGTTATTCTGGGAGATCGCATCGAGTTACGTCCCGGTGAACGTGTCCCGGTGGATGGCGAGGTGATTGATGGTGACAGCTATATTGATGAATCCATGCTCACCGGAGAGCCCCTGCCCGTTCGACGCCAGCCCGGTAACAGCGTCACCGGCGGCACACTGAACCAGTCTGGTGCCTTGACGATTCAGGCGACGGCGGTCGGTGAACACAGCGTGCTGGCGCAAATTATCCGTATGGTCGAGCAGGCACAAGGAGCCAAACTGCCGATTCAGGCCCTGGTCGACAAGGTCACGCTTTGGTTTGTGCCCACCATCATGGCGCTGGCCTTACTGACCTTTGTCGTGTGGCTGATCTTTGGCCCGGAACCGGCGCTGACTTTTGGGCTGGTGAATGCCGTGGCGGTACTGATTGTCGCCTGTCCCTGTGCCATGGGGCTGGCCACACCGACTTCGCTAATGGTCGGCACCGGCCGGGGTGCAGAAGCCGGAGTGTTATTTCGCAAAGGCGAAGCCTTGCAGCACTTGCAGGATGTGGCCGTTATTGCGGTAGATAAAACCGGCACCCTGACCGAGGGCAAACCGGCGTTGACCGATCTGGAAGTCATGCCTGATTTTGAGGCTGCTGCCGTTCTGGCCCTGATCGCCGCCGTTGAACAACATTCTGAACACCCGATTGCCCGCGCCATTGAAACGGCAGCACAGCAACAGCAACTGACCATACCGGCTTGCTCAGACTTTGAATCGCTCACTGGCCTGGGCGTGACAGCCAAAGTGATGACAGCGGCCAGGGCAGGAGTGACGCCAAATGAACAGACCCAGCACATCGCACTGGGGGCGGATCGGCTGATGCAACAAATGGGCATCGACATCCGCCCGCTGGCAAGCACCGCCGCCCGACTTGGCAAAGAAGGCAAAACGCCCCTGTATGCCGCACTGGATGGCCAACTCGCCGCCATCATCGCCGTCGCCGATCCCATCAAGGCAAGCACTCCGGACGCCATTGCCGGTTTGCACCAGTTGGGCCTCCAGGTTGTGATGATTACTGGTGACAACCGCCATACCGCCGCAGCGATTGCACACACCCTGGGAATTGATCAGGTCGTTGCCGAGGTATTACCCAGCGGCAAGGTGGACGCCTTGCAGCAGCTCAAAGCCGCACTCCCACAGGGTAAAAAACTGGTGTTTGTCGGTGACGGCATCAACGATGCGCCAGCGCTGGCGGCGGCCGATATCGGCATGGCGATTGGTACTGGCACCGACGTCGCGATTGAAGCCGCCGATGTGGTACTGATGTCGGGCAACCTCAACGGTGCCCGTACCGCCATCGCCCTCAGCAAAGCGACCATGACCAACATCCGCCAGAATCTGTTCTGGGCCTTTGCCTATAATGCCGCCCTGGTGCCCCTGGCTGCTGGCGTGTTCTACCCGGCCTTTGGCTGGTTGCTGTCGCCTGCCGTCGCAGCGGGTGCGATGGCCATGTCATCGGTGTTTGTCGTAGGCAACGCCTTGCGATTAAAGCGGATTCGTCTGTCCTGA